ACCGGTTAAAGCTGTCAACCTATGTGTTATTATACTATTAAGGCCATTTTGCAGTAACTAGTTGCAAGTGCAACAGAAATCCGTATATCGCAGGTAGCAACGACTACAATATACGACGAAAGTTTAGCGCAGGCTTATCAGCTTTTTAGATTTGATTCCATTATCATTTATTAGCGAGCAATGGTAAAGATAACTTTAATTCGCTTACTCTACGCCTGCGGGATCGCAGCCCCACCAACGATTATTCTTATTATCATCATCTCCGGAATGATAACGCCCGGGTATAATCCTGTGACTGATTCAATCAGTACCTTGAGTGACCAGAGCAGTCTTACGCCCGGACTGATGAGCACCGGTTTTATAGTATTTGGTATTTTGATGTTGTGCTTTTCTGCTGGGCTATATCTGGGATTGGAATGGAGCATAAAATCAGCGGTAATAGGGATTACCTTTGCCCTTTACGGTCTGGGGATGGTCTTTGGTGGCGTTTTTCAGGACAGCCCTGGCATAGCTGGAATGTCCATAAACGTTGAAGGTGTTATGCATAACGTTGCTATCACGACGGCTTTTTTCTCGTTGCTAGTGGGTATGCTGCTATTTGTAAAAAGGGTGCATAAAATACCGTCCTGGTACTGGTTTACACGGTTTACCCTGGCGGCGATTGGAATCGGTTTGCTGTTATCAATAGTGTTTATCGTTGCGTCTCACGTGACTTATTCAGGTCTGGTACAACGTGTTTTCTATATCATTCCAATGATCTGTATAGAACTGGTTTCCATAGGGCTTCTCCGGCTATCATTCAAACTACGTTGACAAGCTTGCGGGTCTCGAACCTGCCGTGATTAGTTTTTAAGAAGTTCCCTTACTCTTCGGCGGGATAGATAGAAGTCAGTTCCTTTGTGATTGGAGATAAGGTTATTGAGAACTTACCCTGATACTCCTTCAGGAGAAGTCGCCATGCGTTTCTCGTTGATTGCCTCCTCCAGTCTCGCCTCCAGGTCTGCGGCTATGTTCTCGCAGCCATGCACTTTCCTGACGTAGTCCAGCCCGTTGCTCTCCAGGCGCTGCCGGTATTCCGGTTCCCGGAGAAGTTTGACCAGCTTCTCCGCCATCTCTTCAGGGCTGCCCGCAAACGCCAGCCCCTGCTCTTCGCCGGGGGTTACCGCCACCAGGCCGGGGAGCGGCGTTGCCAGCACCGCTTTAGCACAGGCCAGGTACTGCACAATCTTACCCGGGAAGATCTCCCTGGTGGCGCCGGTTATGAGGAAAGGGTTCAGGCAGATGGTGGACAGATTTATGTAGTCGGGCATAGTGCTGTATGGCTCGAAACCGGTAATGACCACCCTGTCCTCCAGACCCAGTTCGCCAATAATGCCCTCCAGTTTCTGGCGCTGCGGGCCGTCACCGACAATGAGGAACCTGGCCTCGGGGACCTGCCTGACCACTTCCGGAAAGTGGCGGATAACCAGGTCGAGGCCGCTGAAATGAAAGAGGGTGCCGATATACAGGATGACTTTATCTTCTTTGGCGATGTTCCACCTGCGGCGAAGCTCGGCGGGAGCGGGGTAGGGATAAAAGATTCTGGTGTCCACCGGCATCGGCAGCAGTTTTATCCTTTGCCCCTGAGCGCCTAACCTGGCGACATAGCGCGATAGGCTTGGCGTCAGTGTCAGAATCATGTCCGCACGGGTATAGACCATCCTTTCCAGCAGCCTGGTGGCTGGCCGCAAATACGGGTAAGGAACCAGCTGGTTCAGGATATCAATCGATCTGAAGATGACGGGGACAGACAGCTTCCGGGCGATGTCGAGTACCTGCCACCCGTTAGTAGCTACGCTGTAAAGGACAATAGCATCTATCTTTTTCTGTCTTATTGTCCTCTTGATTTCCAGGTAATGGGTAAAAGCGGCTGATACCCGGCTCAAGCCGCTGAGCTTGATTAATCCCGGTCTTCTCAGGGACACCGGGGCATCGGCAAAGGCACGTGAGACGCCATTAAATTCACGGGTCTTGAGAGTCCCCAGGTCAAAGGGGCGGTTGCGGCGCCAGGCATTTTCATAGTCAATGGCATAAACCTGATGTCCCAGCAGCGATAAAGATTCGGCCAGGGTATGGATATCGAATACCACCTTCGTTAGCCAGTCCACTTCATGGACGAACAGGATGTTCATTACCGACCCTTTTGTGCGGGCTTGATATTTTCCAGGAGCATGGACAGTCCCTTAATGTTGAGTTTTAAATCTCCGATAGAGACAATATGCCGGAGACGCTGCCAGAGATAAGATGGGCGGAGATAGAACTCACGGTAAGCCCGTCTTGCCCAGCCCTGGATGTCATCCCGGCTGAGCAAAGGGCTTTCAAATACCGGAGCCGCTCTGCTACCTGATTCGGCATAAATAAAGCTTTCCCAGGGCAGGCTCTCCGTCTTCCCGGAGTCCCGGTAGAGGTCATAAAGCCGTGTCCCCGGGAAGGGAATAGTAATGGCAAACTGGGCGAAGTCCAGTTTCAGTTTTTTGGCGAACTGGATTGTCTGCCTGATAGTTTGCGGAGTTTCCTGCGGTGAGCCGACCATAAAGTAACCTATTGTTTGCAGTCCGGCCTCCCGGCTCCAGCGCACCGCTTCCTCAACTTGCTCCAGTCCAATGCCTTTATCCAGGATATTCAGTATTGCCGGCGAGCCTGACTCTATGCCGTAAGCGATTGAATAACACCCTGCCTGCTTGATATGGCGCAACAATTCTTTGTCTACAAGGTTGACCCTGGTCTCGCACGTCCAGGCTATTTTCAGCCCGCGTTTCATTATTTCATCGGCGATAGCGTGGGAGCGTTTCTTGTCCAGCGTAAAGACATCGTCATAGATAGCGAACTCCCTGATGCCGTACTTTTCAGAGTGATACGCAATCTCATCAACCACCCGGGGTGGGCTTTGCTGCCGATACCGGCTGCCGAAAATAGGCTTCGAACAATAGCTGCAATGATAGGGACACCCCCGGCTGGTGATGACAGCCGCGAAGGGAAGCGCCCGGCCGTGAGGCGGGTGCGGCCGGTATTTCTGCCAGGGAAGCAGGTGGTAGGCAAGGTAGGGCAGAGAGTCCAGGTCACTGCTTGCCGCTCTTGGCGGATTGATTACTACATCCCCATCTCGCCTCAAGGCGATACCCGGGATATTGTCCAGGGGAGATTTATCTTCATAAGCCCGCAACAGCTCGATAATGGTGTCTTCGCCCTCACCTGTGACCAATACGTCAATTTCAGGAGTCGCTGCCAGCGTTTCCTTCGGGAGAAGTGTGGCATGAGGCCCCCCGAGGATTATCGGCAAGTCTGGGTAAGCCTTTTTCAGGTACCGGCCGATGCCTACGGCCGAATTTATCGCCGGAGTTGTCGCGGTCAGGCCAACAATATCAGGAGCGCCCACCAGAGGCACAACAGCCTCAGCATCAAGCTTTAGAACGGTGGTATCAAGTATCTTTACCTGGTGTCCGGTCTTTTCCAGGACAGCCGCGAGCAAAGCCAGCCCCATCGGGGGTTGCGGATACCTGGTGAAGTGGTTCGGATTTATTAAGGTTACTTTGAGCATTTAAAGGCTATAGCCCGTAGACCTTTCTCATCCATTCAATAGTCCGCGGAATCCCCTCTTCCAGAGGAATTTTGGGGTCGTGCTTCAGGTCTCCTCTTATTTTCGAGAAGTCCATGTGCTTGACGCGGGTGGTAAATGGCTCCGCCGGCTTATAGGTCACCTTCGAATCATCTTTCCCCATGTTTTTCAGGATGAGGTCAGAGACATACTTGATATCATGTTCCCAGTCTTCCCGGCTGCCCACGTTATAGACTTCTCCCGGCCTGAAATTGTCCGCGATGTTAGCAAAGGTCCGGCAGGTATCTTCAACAAAATCGAAAATGCGCTGGTGTCCGAGGTAAACGGTGTAGGGCTCGTCTTTTAAGGCTTTATAGATGAAATTCGGTATTACTCCGCGGTAAGGGCTGTGGTGCTCATGGGGACCGTAGGCGTTAACGGGGCGGACCCTGACCGTCTCGGTACCGAACATGGCGGCTGAGTTCAATACCTGCATCTCTCCCACCCACTTGGTCATGGCATAGTCATTCATCTGTTTGATGGGGATGTTGTCCATGACGTCCTCGCTCATGACGCCATCGTAGTCGCCGTAGACTTCGGCGCTGCTGAAGAAAATCATGCGGAACTTCAGTTTCTCCTGGATTCTGAGTATGTTCTTGGTGCCGATGACGTTAGTCCGCCAGAGGTTCTCATAGTAGTCTTCCCCGTTCCAGCGCCCGTACTCAGCGGCGAGGTGGTAAACGTAGTCGAATTTGTGACTGTCGAAAATCCTCTCAAGCTGACGGTATTCCCTGACATCACAGCGAATATAGTTCGGTCCCGGTGATTGGCCCAGGTCGCAAACCCGGACACGGTGCCCTCGACTCTCCAGCTCGTGGACGAGGTTAGTCCCGATGAAACCCAGGCCGCCGGTTACCAGTATCTCAGCCATAGCACCCCCTGGAAACTGGAATAGTGCGTATTGTCCAATAATAGTTACAGGTGTCTGATTTTACCAAGTTGCCCCGTGGACGCAAAGGTCGGGCTTATGAATTGCAGAAAGTTGTTAGTCAACTACCCTGCTGCCCGTACCGATATACTCAAAGACCTTTACTTCCGGTAGCGTCGCCCCGCCCGGCACCGCTACCAGGATATCAGAGCTATGGACCAGGCGGTAATTATCCAGCGCTTCAAGGGGTACCGGGCTGATAACCGGGTTAGCCCCCACAATCTGGTAATTACCTGATTCCCGGCTGGAGACGTACTCTTCCGCCTCCTGGTAGGTATCGAATTGTTCCTGGCCGGTGACTATTCTGAAAACCCTGCCTGTGCTGTCTGTCCTTTCCTCATAGGCGATGACTGGTACCGTTTCCGGCGTTACTTCCTTACCGTCAAAGTTGTATAAATGGACGGCCAGAGAGCGGTAGTACTCCGGATAGAAATAAAGAGTCGCTGCCAGTACATTGTCCCGTGGCGTCAGGTAAACATCAAAAAACTCGGCGGGGTTCTTCCCTGCCCAGGTAGCCACCGCATAGAATTTGCCGCTGCCTGTCTGCGGATTGATATAAGCGGTATCATGGTCAATAACCACGTATGACGAGTCTAACTCTTCTCTCAGTTTGCTGGCTGAATCTTCATCTTGAGCCGTAAAGAAGCTGGCGATATTAGTTACCGGGATGCGGTCCTGGCTGGGGTTAGCGTTGGGTATGCGGTGAGCAATACGGGTAATCCAGTAGCCGTAGTCCCACCAGGCGCTAACGCCGTAGGCAGATTCAGGATATTCAAAGCTTCCCCCCGGTGATGGTTTCCGGTGAAGCCGGTAATAGGCATCCGGGTCATTGAACGGCTCCGGGGTATTTTCTCTCATCCAGTCGAGGGCGCTGACCCAGGCGTCACTGGGGGCGAACTGTGGCCGTCTGGCGGTATCAATCGCCGTGGTAACGTTGGGGACAATCGGCACCAGATTAGGTAAATAGACAATCATAAAGACAATCAAGACGGCTAAAGTCTTATTTACCAGGTTGATAGCGTGTGAACTCCGGTCTTTTGGCCGGGTGGTTCTTCTCGATGGTTTTGGCGCTTCCTTAATGACGGCGCCTGTGTCCTGGAAACCAGCCAGGCGGAGGGCTTGCCATGACAAATAGCCACTGAGCAGGGCCACATTGACGGCGAAGTAATAGGCGAAGCGGCGTTGCCCGATTGTCGCCGCCAGTATCACCAGACTCCATACTATCAGCAGGTTCTTTTCCGCGCTCATTTGCTTAAAACGGAAGACGACGAAGTATGCCAGGACAATAATACTGAAGAAAAAGCTGATGGTGAAATTACCCCAGACCAGCACCAGGGGGTTGTCCTGCCAGGGGCGGAAGATCGGCTGTCTTTCAATAGTGGTCAGGGCAGCACCCGTCGGCCGGAAGACAGAAAATGCGCTAAGCATGGTTTCGATTAAGGAAGGACTGGCCAGGTAAAGGATACCCACACCCGCAAGTCCTAGCCCAACCAGGGATAACGGATAGTAAATTGGCTTTATGGCTTTACGGGTCATCAACCAGGAGATACCGTACAGGACAAGCGGAGTGAGCAGCGCAATAAACAGGGAGAACCGGAAATACTGGTCAACAAAAATCAGCCGCCCTGTTACCAGGGGAAGAAGGAAGAAAATAACACCGATTATGCACAGATAGGCGGTGGACTTATTCTTGAGATGGTCAATGATGAACTGCACGACGAAATAGAGGAAGATTAAGAAAACAAAGAGGAGGGCTCCCGGAAACGTAAAAATATAAATTCCCATGAAAAAGCCGGCCAGCAGGCTATAGGTGACCGGTCTGGCACTGACTGACCAGTCCCGGCGTTTAAGGTGATGGAAGGTTAATTGCCGCCGGTTCGCCGTCTTGATGGCGAGGACCAGGAATAAGATGGTAATACTGGTGAACAGTGTCTCGGCAACATGATGGTCGGTGAAACCCAGTATTGACCGTCCCAGGAATTCGCCGGGCAGGATGGCGATTAAGCCTGCGGCAAGCACACCCGCCCCGCGACCGAATAGTTCCTTGCCCAGAAAGTAGACCGGTATGACGGTCAGCGCTCCCAGTATCGCCGGAAAATAGACACCGATAATATCTATGGTATGCCCGGTTGGTGAGCCCAGACCGATTGTCCAGATGATACCGGCCAGAAGCCAGTCAAAGAAACGGGTATTGCCCACTCCGGCCCCTCCGGGGTAGATCAGGTACGGGCTATAATCAGGGAGGTGGGGAAAGTTGCGGACAATGATGTCAACAAGATGTGCGTGATAGTAAGCGTCAACACCGGTAAACTTTACCCAGTCGCCGCTGAAGACCGTATCATAAGGAAGGTAGACCCGGAGATACAGGGAAATACCAAAGAATAAAGCCAGCAGTAGCCCAACAATGAGCTTTGGATTAAATAGCCTTGAGTTCAGTTTCCTTGCTCCTCAACCAGGTAACAGATGGACAATTAATGCCCAAGTCTAATTTCAATAAAACTACTCAAGTATTACACAGTAATCATTTCTTGGCAAGAGTCCGGGCCTGAAGTTTAATTCAGGACAGTGGGTGCCAACTGGCACTAAATCATAAGATATGTTGACAATTGTCTCTATTTTACCATAGAATGTCAAACATTATGCAGATAGAACTTCATTCAGGACAGATTTTTGAGGTATAATGGGGCAATTCCAGGAAAGATAACAGCATTCGGCAGGTCTGAAATGCGGTGCAGTTGCGGAGGATTGATGGAAAGTTCGTGCCACTCGTCTCAGGAAAACAAACCTAAGATTATTGCGGTGATGCCAGCTTTTAACGAGGCTAAGTACATCGGGACTATTGCCCTGGAGGCAAGACAATATGTGGATGAAGTCATCATCGTTGATGACGGCAGTACAGACCAGACGGCGCATGTGGCCAGGCTGGCTGGAGCCACCGTGATCCGGCACCAGGAAAATATGGGTTACGGCGCCAGTATTCAGGACCTCCTGGCGGAAGCGAAAAGGAGAGATTTTGATGTTCTGGTCCTGCTTGATGCTGACTCCCAGCACAATCCCAATGAAATCCCCGGACTTATCAGGCCCATTACCGCTGAAGGCTTTGACTTTGTTATCGGTTCAAGGGAGCAGGAAAGGGCTAACATCCCTGCCTACCGTCACATCGGGCAGAGAGCCATTGCCTACTTCTCCCGGATATTATCCGGAGAAAAACTCTATGATTCTGAGTCCGGGTTCAGGGCTTTTTCTCGTAAGGCGATAACCTTGCTGGAGCTTAAGGAGAACGGAATGGCGATATCAGCCGAGACAATAGCTAAAGCGGCTCAGAGCGGACTTAAAATCACCGAGAGACCAATCTCGATTAGATATACTGCGGATGGGTCAACGCTGAACCCGCTGGTGCACGGCATCGAGGTTTTGGGACGAATCATCGCCATGATTTCCGAGAGAAGGCCTCTCTTCTTCTTCGGATTGGGGGGTTCCATTGGGATTGCGCTGGGATTCCTGACTGGAATCAGGGTAGTCAGTATGACTTCAACCAGTGGAGTGATGCCGGTAGGTACCGCCTTGTTGGCCATCTTGCTGATTATTGTCGGCACGTTGAGTGTTTTTACCGGCATAATACTGAATGTGCTGGTGAAACGGTAGGGTTGGGCCCATGCGGTATGATCCAGGTTGCTAAAAGGGAGTGCGGCTGGTGAAGATTGCTCTCATTCTGGGGACACGCCCGGAAATAATCAAGATGGCCCCTGTTATCAGGGAATTGGAGAAGCATAAGGATAGCTATTTTATTCTTCATACCGGGCAGCACTACTCGTATAATCTGGATATGATCTTCTTTGAGCAGCTTCAGCTTCCCCCGGCCAGATATAATCTGGAGGCAGGTTCCGGGTCTCACGCTGCGCAGACAGCTAAAATACTGATTGGCGTCGAAAGGGTCTTATCAGAGGAGAACCCTGATATAGTACTGGTTGAAGGGGATACCAACTCTGTCCTGGCCGGCGCCATGGCGGCGGCTAAACTCCGGGTAAAGGTCGGGCATGTCGAGGCCGGTTTGCGGA
This region of Dehalococcoidales bacterium genomic DNA includes:
- a CDS encoding DUF998 domain-containing protein, which produces MVKITLIRLLYACGIAAPPTIILIIIISGMITPGYNPVTDSISTLSDQSSLTPGLMSTGFIVFGILMLCFSAGLYLGLEWSIKSAVIGITFALYGLGMVFGGVFQDSPGIAGMSINVEGVMHNVAITTAFFSLLVGMLLFVKRVHKIPSWYWFTRFTLAAIGIGLLLSIVFIVASHVTYSGLVQRVFYIIPMICIELVSIGLLRLSFKLR
- a CDS encoding glycosyltransferase, with amino-acid sequence MNILFVHEVDWLTKVVFDIHTLAESLSLLGHQVYAIDYENAWRRNRPFDLGTLKTREFNGVSRAFADAPVSLRRPGLIKLSGLSRVSAAFTHYLEIKRTIRQKKIDAIVLYSVATNGWQVLDIARKLSVPVIFRSIDILNQLVPYPYLRPATRLLERMVYTRADMILTLTPSLSRYVARLGAQGQRIKLLPMPVDTRIFYPYPAPAELRRRWNIAKEDKVILYIGTLFHFSGLDLVIRHFPEVVRQVPEARFLIVGDGPQRQKLEGIIGELGLEDRVVITGFEPYSTMPDYINLSTICLNPFLITGATREIFPGKIVQYLACAKAVLATPLPGLVAVTPGEEQGLAFAGSPEEMAEKLVKLLREPEYRQRLESNGLDYVRKVHGCENIAADLEARLEEAINEKRMATSPEGVSG
- a CDS encoding radical SAM protein translates to MLKVTLINPNHFTRYPQPPMGLALLAAVLEKTGHQVKILDTTVLKLDAEAVVPLVGAPDIVGLTATTPAINSAVGIGRYLKKAYPDLPIILGGPHATLLPKETLAATPEIDVLVTGEGEDTIIELLRAYEDKSPLDNIPGIALRRDGDVVINPPRAASSDLDSLPYLAYHLLPWQKYRPHPPHGRALPFAAVITSRGCPYHCSYCSKPIFGSRYRQQSPPRVVDEIAYHSEKYGIREFAIYDDVFTLDKKRSHAIADEIMKRGLKIAWTCETRVNLVDKELLRHIKQAGCYSIAYGIESGSPAILNILDKGIGLEQVEEAVRWSREAGLQTIGYFMVGSPQETPQTIRQTIQFAKKLKLDFAQFAITIPFPGTRLYDLYRDSGKTESLPWESFIYAESGSRAAPVFESPLLSRDDIQGWARRAYREFYLRPSYLWQRLRHIVSIGDLKLNIKGLSMLLENIKPAQKGR
- a CDS encoding NAD(P)-dependent oxidoreductase produces the protein MAEILVTGGLGFIGTNLVHELESRGHRVRVCDLGQSPGPNYIRCDVREYRQLERIFDSHKFDYVYHLAAEYGRWNGEDYYENLWRTNVIGTKNILRIQEKLKFRMIFFSSAEVYGDYDGVMSEDVMDNIPIKQMNDYAMTKWVGEMQVLNSAAMFGTETVRVRPVNAYGPHEHHSPYRGVIPNFIYKALKDEPYTVYLGHQRIFDFVEDTCRTFANIADNFRPGEVYNVGSREDWEHDIKYVSDLILKNMGKDDSKVTYKPAEPFTTRVKHMDFSKIRGDLKHDPKIPLEEGIPRTIEWMRKVYGL
- a CDS encoding oligosaccharyl transferase, archaeosortase A system-associated, giving the protein MYLRVYLPYDTVFSGDWVKFTGVDAYYHAHLVDIIVRNFPHLPDYSPYLIYPGGAGVGNTRFFDWLLAGIIWTIGLGSPTGHTIDIIGVYFPAILGALTVIPVYFLGKELFGRGAGVLAAGLIAILPGEFLGRSILGFTDHHVAETLFTSITILFLVLAIKTANRRQLTFHHLKRRDWSVSARPVTYSLLAGFFMGIYIFTFPGALLFVFLIFLYFVVQFIIDHLKNKSTAYLCIIGVIFFLLPLVTGRLIFVDQYFRFSLFIALLTPLVLYGISWLMTRKAIKPIYYPLSLVGLGLAGVGILYLASPSLIETMLSAFSVFRPTGAALTTIERQPIFRPWQDNPLVLVWGNFTISFFFSIIVLAYFVVFRFKQMSAEKNLLIVWSLVILAATIGQRRFAYYFAVNVALLSGYLSWQALRLAGFQDTGAVIKEAPKPSRRTTRPKDRSSHAINLVNKTLAVLIVFMIVYLPNLVPIVPNVTTAIDTARRPQFAPSDAWVSALDWMRENTPEPFNDPDAYYRLHRKPSPGGSFEYPESAYGVSAWWDYGYWITRIAHRIPNANPSQDRIPVTNIASFFTAQDEDSASKLREELDSSYVVIDHDTAYINPQTGSGKFYAVATWAGKNPAEFFDVYLTPRDNVLAATLYFYPEYYRSLAVHLYNFDGKEVTPETVPVIAYEERTDSTGRVFRIVTGQEQFDTYQEAEEYVSSRESGNYQIVGANPVISPVPLEALDNYRLVHSSDILVAVPGGATLPEVKVFEYIGTGSRVVD
- a CDS encoding glycosyltransferase family 2 protein, with product MESSCHSSQENKPKIIAVMPAFNEAKYIGTIALEARQYVDEVIIVDDGSTDQTAHVARLAGATVIRHQENMGYGASIQDLLAEAKRRDFDVLVLLDADSQHNPNEIPGLIRPITAEGFDFVIGSREQERANIPAYRHIGQRAIAYFSRILSGEKLYDSESGFRAFSRKAITLLELKENGMAISAETIAKAAQSGLKITERPISIRYTADGSTLNPLVHGIEVLGRIIAMISERRPLFFFGLGGSIGIALGFLTGIRVVSMTSTSGVMPVGTALLAILLIIVGTLSVFTGIILNVLVKR